A section of the Rummeliibacillus pycnus genome encodes:
- a CDS encoding OsmC family protein: protein MAVTTVKANTYLKENVLVEGEVRGHKIIIDEPENLGGTDKGANPVELLLTSLGACQSIVARTYAKKFGIDLQKFWVELEGDIDLDGFFGKSDVRPGFLSIRYTFHIETNAPFEKVEEFKKFIEAHCPVGDTIANSVNLVSSGVVIENREVKK from the coding sequence ATGGCAGTTACAACAGTTAAAGCAAACACATATTTAAAAGAAAATGTTTTGGTGGAAGGGGAAGTAAGAGGTCACAAAATCATTATTGATGAACCTGAAAATTTAGGGGGTACAGATAAAGGAGCGAATCCTGTAGAACTTTTGCTGACCTCTTTAGGAGCATGCCAATCAATTGTCGCTAGAACATACGCAAAGAAGTTTGGGATTGATCTTCAAAAGTTTTGGGTTGAATTAGAAGGTGACATTGACTTAGATGGCTTTTTTGGAAAATCTGATGTAAGACCTGGTTTTTTATCAATCAGATATACTTTTCATATTGAAACAAATGCACCATTTGAAAAAGTAGAGGAGTTTAAAAAATTCATTGAAGCGCATTGTCCTGTGGGTGATACAATTGCTAATTCAGTAAATTTAGTTTCCTCTGGAGTGGTAATTGAGAACAGAGAGGTTAAGAAATAA